The following are from one region of the uncultured Campylobacter sp. genome:
- a CDS encoding alpha/beta hydrolase, translating to MVSEWDKIFAKSDKVDHKKVKFKNRYGVEIVGDLYTPKNLHGKAAAIAVSGPFGAVKEQSSGLYAQTLAERGFITLAFDPSYTGESGGEPRNLASPEINTDDFSAAADFLGIQDNIDRGKIGILGVCGWGGFALNAALADPRIKAVATSTMYDMTRVMAKGYNDSVGADERYETKKKLAEQRWVDAKNGKPTYTGAINVDPKKIDASTPQFIAEYADYYRTPRGYHKRSVNSNSGESGWIVTNPISFINMPILAYASEMRTPTLIVAGEKAHSRYFSEDAFKSLGNKNKELVIVPGAVHTDLYDNKNNKIPYDKFEEFFKANLK from the coding sequence ATGGTAAGCGAGTGGGATAAAATTTTCGCCAAAAGTGATAAGGTAGATCACAAGAAAGTTAAATTTAAAAATCGTTACGGCGTGGAGATCGTCGGCGATCTTTATACGCCTAAAAATTTGCATGGCAAAGCTGCTGCGATCGCAGTTAGCGGACCTTTTGGCGCGGTTAAAGAGCAATCAAGCGGCCTTTACGCCCAAACTTTAGCCGAGCGCGGCTTTATCACGCTTGCCTTTGATCCAAGCTACACCGGAGAGAGCGGCGGCGAGCCAAGAAATTTAGCAAGTCCGGAGATAAACACTGACGATTTTAGCGCGGCGGCGGATTTTTTAGGCATTCAGGACAATATAGATCGAGGTAAAATCGGCATTTTAGGCGTATGCGGCTGGGGCGGTTTTGCTCTAAACGCAGCTCTTGCCGATCCTCGCATAAAGGCGGTTGCGACCAGCACGATGTATGATATGACGCGAGTGATGGCAAAAGGCTACAACGATAGTGTGGGCGCCGATGAGAGATATGAAACTAAAAAGAAGCTAGCCGAGCAACGCTGGGTCGATGCTAAAAATGGCAAACCGACATATACTGGTGCGATAAACGTTGATCCAAAAAAGATAGACGCGAGCACGCCGCAGTTTATCGCTGAATATGCGGACTATTACCGCACACCACGCGGATATCACAAACGCTCTGTAAATTCAAACAGCGGAGAGAGCGGCTGGATCGTTACAAATCCTATCTCGTTTATAAATATGCCAATCCTTGCCTACGCAAGCGAGATGAGAACTCCGACTCTTATCGTAGCCGGCGAGAAAGCGCACTCAAGATACTTTAGCGAGGACGCCTTTAAATCTCTTGGCAACAAAAATAAAGAGCTAGTTATCGTCCCTGGCGCTGTGCATACAGATCTGTATGATAATAAAAATAACAAGATCCCATACGATAAATTTGAGGAATTTTTCAAAGCAAATTTGAAATAA
- a CDS encoding AraC family transcriptional regulator translates to MADINLLKEQTKEFLLDRCGVNCLERSDIGSLDFYISDKTHDFISAVYEPSLCIILQGAKAIGFGDDMHGYDEQTYALASTHVPLNVSLTDASKEKPYISLRIKFSLDEVYEVLKGVDVKEQSLQKSEKGIFFGELTDEILEPVLRFVWLLEKPKEKIKFLSDLAKKEILYMLATNDKSSYFLSKFAMQGSVSNKISKAVAKIKNEFSQKLNMKDVARECDMSESSLYHNFKTVTSLSPIAFQKKIRLEEAKNLLATKNIGVAQAAFDVGYESASQFSREYARMFGMPPKIHSEILRAEAGG, encoded by the coding sequence ATGGCTGATATAAATTTACTAAAAGAGCAGACAAAAGAGTTTTTATTAGATAGATGCGGCGTAAACTGCTTAGAGCGCAGCGACATTGGCTCGCTTGACTTTTATATCAGCGACAAAACGCACGATTTTATCAGCGCGGTTTATGAGCCGTCATTGTGCATAATACTGCAAGGAGCAAAGGCGATCGGCTTTGGCGACGATATGCACGGATACGACGAGCAGACTTATGCGCTAGCTTCTACTCACGTGCCGTTAAATGTAAGCCTAACAGACGCCTCAAAAGAGAAACCCTACATCTCGCTTCGCATTAAATTTAGCCTTGATGAGGTTTATGAAGTGCTAAAAGGTGTGGACGTAAAAGAGCAGAGCCTACAAAAAAGCGAAAAAGGCATATTCTTTGGCGAGCTAACGGATGAGATTTTAGAGCCTGTTTTGAGATTTGTATGGCTACTAGAAAAACCAAAAGAGAAGATCAAATTTCTCTCAGACCTTGCCAAAAAAGAGATACTTTATATGCTCGCAACAAACGATAAAAGCAGCTATTTTTTAAGTAAATTTGCGATGCAAGGCAGCGTTTCAAATAAAATTTCAAAAGCCGTAGCAAAGATAAAAAACGAGTTTTCGCAAAAGCTAAATATGAAAGACGTCGCTAGAGAGTGCGATATGAGCGAGTCTTCGCTATATCATAACTTCAAAACCGTAACTTCGCTAAGTCCCATAGCTTTTCAAAAAAAGATCCGCCTAGAAGAGGCCAAAAACCTGCTCGCGACCAAAAATATCGGCGTTGCGCAGGCTGCATTTGACGTAGGATACGAGAGCGCATCGCAGTTTAGCCGCGAATACGCAAGGATGTTTGGGATGCCGCCTAAAATTCACAGCGAAATTTTACGCGCGGAAGCTGGCGGATAA
- a CDS encoding DUF6683 family protein encodes MKILGKIRVGAAALGAVMCFSNAQAFFTIDFNEQWLRQDAYNRAMNQARKNLNPPDDSAYAKDVKTDILYTGALVRAGDHFLDMDGIEQIAQLFPAAQQDEGRRLLVEGIDKLNGSVEQLYGIPKENVATGIVALLGGAYAAYFNHPMPDEAVKPAFLQIAEFLRKKPELFEGKATEMMNSYQISMGLGFLLMAMQQELKQHPNPAHEAELKAVGRLVFKSLLNVEPEQMDFTASGIVFK; translated from the coding sequence ATGAAAATTTTAGGCAAGATTCGAGTCGGCGCGGCGGCGCTTGGAGCGGTGATGTGTTTTAGTAATGCGCAGGCGTTTTTTACGATTGATTTTAACGAGCAGTGGTTGCGGCAGGACGCGTATAACCGCGCTATGAATCAAGCAAGAAAAAATTTAAATCCACCCGATGATTCCGCCTATGCCAAAGACGTTAAGACCGATATACTCTATACGGGCGCGCTGGTGCGAGCCGGAGATCATTTTTTGGATATGGACGGCATCGAGCAGATAGCGCAGCTATTTCCCGCCGCGCAGCAAGACGAGGGGCGGCGCTTGCTAGTAGAGGGTATAGATAAGCTAAACGGCAGCGTCGAGCAGCTATACGGCATACCCAAAGAAAACGTAGCGACCGGTATCGTGGCGCTACTAGGAGGCGCTTATGCGGCGTATTTTAATCATCCGATGCCGGACGAGGCCGTAAAGCCCGCATTTTTGCAGATCGCCGAGTTTTTGCGCAAAAAACCCGAGCTGTTTGAGGGAAAAGCTACGGAAATGATGAACTCGTATCAGATATCTATGGGGCTTGGGTTTTTGCTGATGGCGATGCAGCAGGAGCTAAAGCAGCATCCAAATCCCGCACATGAAGCGGAGCTAAAAGCCGTAGGCAGGCTGGTTTTTAAATCATTGCTAAACGTCGAGCCGGAGCAAATGGATTTTACCGCATCCGGCATAGTCTTTAAATAG
- a CDS encoding NAD-dependent epimerase/dehydratase family protein, whose translation MGKTALVVGATGAVGREIVRGLCENENYDKIIVWARRELNFSHEKLETQIINFDEIKDMPPREIDEAFCALGTTMKQAGSRGQFYKVDVSYPVNIAKWGIASGARRFALISSQGANERSRFFYLRAKGKAEKKIAALDYESLQIARLPAIKSEREQVRMGELFTIWLFGLLPKFILTNYRPMSAKDIAAAVIAAAQTDAKGVQIYHPREFI comes from the coding sequence ATGGGTAAAACGGCTTTGGTCGTAGGAGCTACGGGAGCGGTAGGACGCGAGATCGTGCGCGGACTTTGCGAAAATGAAAACTACGACAAAATCATCGTTTGGGCGCGTAGGGAGCTAAATTTTAGCCACGAAAAGCTAGAGACTCAAATCATAAATTTCGACGAGATCAAAGATATGCCGCCGCGCGAGATAGACGAGGCGTTCTGTGCGCTTGGCACGACGATGAAGCAAGCCGGTAGTCGCGGGCAGTTTTACAAAGTAGACGTGAGCTACCCCGTAAATATCGCAAAATGGGGCATCGCATCAGGCGCGCGCCGTTTCGCGCTCATCTCGTCGCAGGGCGCAAACGAGCGGTCGAGGTTTTTTTATCTGCGCGCAAAGGGCAAGGCGGAGAAAAAGATTGCCGCGCTGGATTACGAGAGCTTACAAATCGCGCGGCTACCTGCGATAAAAAGCGAGCGCGAGCAGGTGCGTATGGGAGAGCTTTTTACGATTTGGCTGTTTGGGCTTTTGCCAAAATTTATCTTAACGAACTACCGCCCGATGAGCGCGAAAGATATCGCGGCTGCCGTCATCGCCGCAGCGCAGACGGATGCTAAGGGCGTACAAATTTATCATCCAAGAGAGTTTATTTAG
- a CDS encoding tannase/feruloyl esterase family alpha/beta hydrolase, protein MKYKILVAAFTAALGLQGALASDFDERACAALKGEKIYDTKISEAIWNQSGEIGADKMSALTGGAKKTLKAAPHCIIHGEIASRTGSDGKHYGIKFELRLPGDWNGKLLFQGGGGLDGFVAPALGAVSIRTSTATPALMRGYAVVTTDSGHPTPTPEFGLEQQARLDYAYQAIGKVASVSKQLVFAAYKKAPAHSYFMGCSNGGRSALMAAQRYPLEFDGVIAANPGFRLSRAAIAEQWDNKQLMKIAPKNAAGDKIFANALTQEDLDKLSMAVLDKCDALDGLKDGIIGAWERCEFDPSGLDLAKEKISAIKAIFDGAKNSKGEQIYSGWFYDAGINQPGWRMWKLGDSQTAEPNARNIVLSKGSMNYYFLTPPQPEFDLMNFDFDKDVERTFETAAINDAISTKLDSFRANGGKLIIVTGVSDPVFSAMDQRDWFKKLIETNANADEFARFFALPGMNHCGGGNGIDDVDPLSALEAWREQGTAPSSLLGKSTSRAGKQIPICAYPKVAIYVGGDENSASSFECR, encoded by the coding sequence ATGAAATATAAAATTTTAGTTGCGGCCTTTACGGCTGCCTTGGGCTTACAGGGAGCGCTTGCGAGCGATTTTGACGAGCGAGCTTGCGCGGCGCTAAAAGGCGAGAAAATTTACGATACAAAGATTAGCGAAGCGATCTGGAATCAAAGCGGCGAAATCGGCGCCGATAAGATGTCTGCGCTAACCGGCGGAGCCAAAAAGACGCTAAAAGCCGCGCCGCATTGCATAATTCACGGCGAGATAGCCTCCCGTACGGGCTCGGACGGCAAGCATTACGGCATAAAATTTGAGCTGCGCTTGCCGGGCGACTGGAACGGCAAGCTGCTATTTCAGGGTGGAGGCGGTTTGGACGGCTTTGTAGCACCGGCTCTTGGCGCCGTATCTATCCGCACTAGCACCGCAACGCCCGCGCTTATGAGAGGCTATGCGGTCGTCACGACCGATTCGGGACACCCTACGCCTACGCCCGAGTTTGGACTTGAGCAACAGGCGCGGTTAGATTATGCGTATCAGGCCATCGGCAAGGTCGCGAGCGTCTCAAAGCAGCTGGTTTTTGCGGCGTATAAAAAAGCGCCCGCGCACAGCTATTTTATGGGCTGCTCAAACGGCGGACGCTCGGCTCTGATGGCGGCGCAGAGGTATCCGCTGGAATTTGACGGCGTAATCGCGGCAAATCCCGGCTTTAGGCTTTCGCGCGCGGCGATCGCGGAGCAGTGGGATAACAAGCAGCTTATGAAGATCGCGCCTAAAAACGCCGCGGGGGATAAAATTTTTGCAAACGCCCTGACGCAGGAGGATTTAGATAAGCTAAGCATGGCGGTTCTGGATAAATGCGATGCGCTAGACGGCCTAAAAGACGGAATCATCGGCGCTTGGGAGCGTTGCGAGTTCGATCCTAGCGGACTTGATTTAGCTAAAGAAAAAATTTCTGCGATAAAGGCGATATTTGACGGCGCAAAAAACAGCAAGGGCGAGCAAATTTACAGCGGTTGGTTTTACGATGCTGGGATAAATCAGCCCGGCTGGCGCATGTGGAAGCTTGGCGACTCTCAAACGGCAGAGCCAAATGCTAGAAATATCGTGCTCTCAAAGGGCTCGATGAATTATTATTTCTTGACGCCGCCGCAACCGGAGTTTGATCTGATGAACTTTGATTTCGATAAGGACGTAGAGCGAACGTTCGAGACCGCGGCGATAAACGATGCGATTTCGACCAAGCTTGATAGCTTCCGCGCTAACGGCGGTAAGCTCATCATCGTAACGGGCGTCTCAGATCCCGTATTTTCGGCGATGGATCAACGCGATTGGTTTAAAAAGCTAATAGAAACCAACGCGAATGCGGACGAATTTGCGCGATTTTTTGCCTTGCCGGGGATGAATCACTGCGGCGGCGGTAACGGTATCGATGACGTCGATCCGCTAAGCGCGCTTGAAGCGTGGCGCGAGCAGGGAACGGCTCCATCTAGCCTGCTAGGCAAAAGCACGAGTCGCGCCGGTAAGCAGATCCCGATCTGCGCGTATCCAAAAGTCGCTATCTACGTGGGTGGCGACGAAAATAGCGCAAGTAGCTTTGAGTGCAGATAA
- the dnaE gene encoding DNA polymerase III subunit alpha gives MSDFTDFTHLHLHTEYSLLDGANRIKELAKMLKKQGVKAAAITDHGNMFGAIDFYKTMKNEGIKPLIGIEAYIHNGEELGDKSTKQRFHLCLIAKNEIGYKNLMYLSSMSYIEGFYYYPRINKKMLKEHSEGIICSSACLQGEVNWNLNQSERNLRFGAGGYEAAKEAALWYKDVFGDDFYLEIMRHGIGDQRRIDDEILRLAKELNIKVIATNDTHYTFKQRADAHEVFMCIAMNKLLDDPNRLRHSVHEFYVKTPAQMSELFADIPEAVANTQEIVDKCDLTIKLGDATPPNFKFTLEYAAERNLSLPEPDKRYSIPNDSVLFEHECRQGLEDRLKFVPAERHEEYRARLQREIDIINKMNFPGYMMIVWDFINEAKKRGVPVGPGRGSAAGSLVAYSLKITDLDPLPYNLLFERFLNPERVSMPDIDVDFCQNRRGEIIDYVIEKYGKFNVAQVITFGKLLAKGVIRDVARVCDMPYAEADAMAKLIPDELGITLEQAFAKEPKIGELIATNSNANRIWKFALDLEGLNRNAGMHAAGVVISNEELWNKTPLFRQPNAEEDHFVTQYSLKYLEDVDLIKFDFLGLKTLTVIDNAVKLVKKRFGKEIIWEQVNKNDPKTYETISSGQTLGLFQIESEGMQKVGADMRPDCFEDIIAMISLYRPGPMDLIPDFIKRKHGLEPITYIFPELEPILEPTYGVIVYQEQVMQIVQTIGGFSLGGADLVRRAMGKKIKEEMDRLKGKFIEGAQAQGLDGKKSGELFELILHFASYGFNKSHAAAYTYVTFQTAYLKTYYPAEFMAALITSEESNADKISRYIDECKRLDIAILPPSVNKSAKEFSVVSEGGKDAIIYGLGAIKGVGGAAIENILEEQAKGEFKDIDDFVSRVDNFKVNKKVFESLIKSGSFDSFGLTRKMMLNNLDNIVEACKNAATIKKNAAESLFGDDESMATVKTSLVRDDSELELKTKLKFELESVGIYLSGHPLDEYREQISKINYTLSDKFDELPENGEMLLVGKIEDLTTRISKKNGKKMGTIEMLDFHGTVEIAVFDRSLGAVESMSADERDLPHAFKVRYSKDGQFMRINLDKILTLDEAMGMDFSHPLEKYKEQIEQIKYTPSKDFGKIDKTSEILVVGKIAEIAKIPSKKTGKEFMMLSIMDLFSTFKVAAFDSEKGLIESLSEEQKDAPLAFKVRYSRDDQGARINLIDVVSLEDARDMNFQSRSFRQRKESSNGSYQNGSAASENRVKRELEDLVLELNLDETGKDLITQIYRVAIGEHRAAANKNNKRLIIRIKDAQEGRALVYTTEFIVGEGFSERALGLRQAV, from the coding sequence ATGAGCGATTTTACAGATTTTACGCACCTGCACCTACACACGGAGTACTCGCTGCTAGACGGAGCCAACCGTATCAAAGAGCTAGCCAAAATGCTAAAAAAACAAGGCGTCAAAGCCGCAGCCATCACCGACCACGGCAATATGTTCGGCGCTATAGACTTTTATAAAACGATGAAAAATGAAGGCATAAAGCCGCTAATCGGCATCGAAGCCTATATCCATAACGGCGAGGAGCTGGGAGATAAAAGTACCAAACAGCGCTTTCACCTCTGCCTCATCGCAAAAAACGAAATCGGCTACAAAAACCTGATGTATCTTAGCTCCATGAGCTATATCGAGGGATTTTATTATTATCCTCGTATCAACAAAAAGATGCTAAAAGAGCACAGCGAGGGCATCATCTGCTCCTCGGCCTGCCTGCAAGGCGAGGTGAACTGGAACCTCAACCAAAGCGAGCGAAATTTGCGTTTCGGCGCGGGCGGATATGAGGCGGCAAAGGAAGCCGCGCTGTGGTACAAGGACGTGTTTGGCGATGATTTTTACCTCGAGATCATGCGTCACGGCATCGGCGATCAACGTAGGATTGACGACGAAATCCTGCGCCTAGCAAAAGAGCTAAATATCAAGGTAATCGCAACCAACGACACGCACTATACGTTTAAGCAAAGAGCCGACGCGCACGAGGTTTTCATGTGTATCGCGATGAACAAACTGCTCGACGACCCAAACCGCCTGCGCCACAGCGTGCATGAGTTTTACGTCAAGACGCCCGCGCAGATGAGCGAGCTTTTCGCCGATATCCCAGAAGCCGTCGCAAATACGCAAGAAATCGTAGATAAATGCGACCTAACGATAAAACTCGGCGACGCGACGCCGCCAAATTTTAAATTTACGCTCGAGTACGCCGCCGAGCGAAATTTGAGCCTGCCAGAGCCTGATAAACGCTACAGCATACCAAACGACAGCGTGCTGTTTGAGCACGAGTGCAGGCAGGGGCTAGAAGATAGGCTTAAATTCGTCCCAGCAGAGCGCCACGAGGAGTACCGCGCCCGTTTGCAGCGCGAGATAGATATCATAAACAAGATGAACTTCCCGGGCTATATGATGATCGTTTGGGACTTTATCAACGAAGCTAAAAAGCGCGGCGTGCCGGTAGGCCCGGGACGCGGCTCGGCGGCGGGAAGCCTGGTCGCATATAGCCTAAAGATCACCGACCTTGATCCGCTGCCCTATAACCTGCTTTTCGAGCGTTTTTTGAACCCCGAGCGCGTGAGCATGCCCGATATCGACGTGGACTTTTGTCAAAACCGCCGCGGAGAGATCATCGACTACGTCATCGAAAAATACGGCAAATTTAACGTAGCTCAAGTTATTACCTTCGGTAAGCTACTGGCAAAGGGCGTCATCCGAGACGTCGCGCGCGTATGCGATATGCCCTATGCCGAGGCCGACGCTATGGCTAAGCTCATCCCCGACGAGCTAGGTATCACGCTAGAACAAGCCTTTGCAAAAGAGCCAAAGATCGGCGAGCTGATAGCGACCAACTCAAATGCCAATAGAATTTGGAAATTCGCCCTTGATCTGGAGGGTCTAAACCGAAACGCCGGCATGCATGCAGCAGGCGTGGTCATCTCAAACGAGGAGCTGTGGAACAAAACCCCGCTTTTCCGCCAGCCAAACGCCGAGGAGGATCACTTCGTAACGCAGTATAGCCTAAAGTACCTAGAGGATGTGGACTTAATCAAATTTGACTTCCTAGGATTAAAGACGCTAACCGTGATAGATAACGCCGTCAAGCTCGTAAAAAAGAGATTCGGCAAAGAGATCATCTGGGAGCAGGTCAATAAAAACGATCCCAAAACCTACGAGACGATCAGCAGCGGCCAGACGCTTGGACTGTTCCAGATAGAAAGCGAAGGTATGCAAAAAGTCGGAGCCGATATGCGCCCGGACTGCTTCGAGGATATCATCGCGATGATCTCGCTTTATCGCCCGGGTCCGATGGATCTTATCCCTGATTTTATCAAGCGCAAACACGGCCTGGAGCCTATCACGTACATTTTTCCCGAGCTTGAGCCGATCCTAGAGCCTACATACGGCGTTATCGTCTATCAAGAGCAGGTTATGCAAATCGTGCAGACTATCGGCGGCTTTTCTTTGGGAGGCGCTGATCTCGTGCGCCGCGCGATGGGTAAAAAGATAAAAGAGGAGATGGATAGGCTAAAGGGCAAATTTATCGAGGGGGCGCAGGCGCAGGGGCTAGACGGCAAAAAATCGGGCGAGCTGTTTGAGCTTATTTTACACTTTGCTTCGTACGGATTTAACAAATCCCACGCCGCGGCATACACCTACGTGACCTTTCAGACGGCGTATCTAAAGACTTATTATCCGGCCGAATTTATGGCGGCTTTAATCACGAGCGAGGAGAGTAACGCCGATAAGATTTCGCGCTACATCGACGAGTGCAAGCGCCTAGATATCGCTATCCTGCCGCCATCGGTCAATAAATCTGCCAAAGAATTCTCAGTCGTTAGCGAAGGCGGCAAAGACGCCATCATCTATGGTCTGGGCGCTATAAAGGGCGTCGGAGGCGCGGCGATCGAAAATATCTTAGAGGAGCAGGCTAAGGGCGAATTTAAGGACATCGACGACTTCGTTTCGCGCGTGGATAACTTTAAGGTAAATAAAAAAGTCTTTGAAAGCCTGATAAAATCGGGCTCTTTTGATAGCTTCGGCCTAACGCGCAAAATGATGCTAAACAACCTAGATAACATCGTAGAGGCGTGCAAAAACGCCGCTACCATCAAGAAAAATGCGGCCGAGAGTCTATTTGGCGACGACGAGAGTATGGCGACGGTTAAAACTAGTCTCGTGCGCGACGACTCCGAGCTAGAGCTAAAAACTAAGCTCAAATTTGAGCTAGAAAGCGTGGGTATCTATCTCTCTGGCCACCCGCTAGACGAGTACCGCGAGCAAATCTCAAAGATAAACTACACGCTAAGCGATAAATTTGATGAGCTACCAGAAAACGGCGAGATGCTGCTCGTGGGCAAGATCGAGGATCTAACGACTAGGATCAGCAAGAAAAACGGCAAAAAAATGGGCACGATCGAGATGCTGGATTTTCACGGTACGGTCGAGATCGCGGTCTTTGACAGAAGCCTTGGCGCGGTCGAGTCGATGAGTGCGGACGAGCGCGATTTGCCGCATGCGTTTAAGGTTCGCTACTCCAAAGACGGGCAGTTCATGCGCATAAATTTGGATAAGATTTTGACTCTTGACGAGGCTATGGGCATGGATTTTTCGCATCCGCTGGAGAAATACAAAGAGCAAATCGAGCAGATAAAATACACGCCTAGCAAGGATTTTGGCAAGATAGATAAAACGAGCGAAATCCTAGTCGTCGGCAAGATCGCCGAGATCGCTAAAATCCCTAGCAAAAAAACCGGCAAAGAGTTTATGATGCTAAGCATTATGGACCTTTTTAGCACGTTTAAGGTCGCGGCGTTTGACTCCGAAAAAGGGCTCATCGAGAGCCTAAGCGAGGAGCAAAAGGACGCTCCGTTAGCATTTAAGGTGCGTTACTCGCGCGACGATCAGGGCGCTCGCATAAATCTAATCGACGTCGTGAGCCTAGAGGACGCGCGCGATATGAATTTCCAAAGCAGAAGCTTTAGACAGCGCAAAGAAAGTAGCAATGGCAGCTACCAAAACGGCTCGGCCGCTAGCGAAAACAGAGTTAAAAGAGAGCTTGAGGATCTGGTTTTGGAGCTAAATTTGGACGAAACGGGCAAGGATCTCATCACGCAAATTTACCGCGTCGCCATCGGCGAACACCGCGCCGCAGCCAATAAAAACAACAAACGCCTAATCATCCGTATCAAAGACGCGCAGGAAGGCCGCGCGCTGGTTTATACGACGGAGTTTATCGTGGGGGAGGGGTTTAGCGAGAGGGCGCTAGGCTTAAGGCAGGCTGTTTAG
- a CDS encoding glutamate--tRNA ligase family protein, translating to MNQKITSRIAPTPSGFLHVGNVYNFLLTYLFTRAFDGILYLRIDDYDLPRYRRQYVENIFRVLDMLGIDFDGGPSGVGEFESKFSSKFRLGAYQNALKKLEQKGVCYACECSHSMKSSFKNGIYTRVCAEKNLKFKKDETAMRLRVLDEAICVRQNLIKFDALGCGSGGGKLGDKKFNPNAVENPEERILNSANSDGLNLTDEAAFETEKFAQTQSVNLAQILGDFVVWKKDDTPAYNLASLVDDEMLGVNLLVRGEDLLACSAAQKYAAQILGYGFAGANFIHHGLLAHGGKKLSKSSRAPAVSVTDGAKIHYKFAALKLGLDASKCDSLSNLLDMFREKFSR from the coding sequence ATGAACCAAAAAATTACCTCTCGTATCGCTCCGACGCCAAGCGGCTTTTTGCACGTGGGCAATGTTTACAACTTCTTACTAACATATCTTTTTACTCGCGCATTTGATGGTATTTTATACTTAAGGATCGACGACTACGACCTGCCGCGCTACCGCAGGCAATACGTGGAAAATATCTTTCGCGTGCTTGATATGCTGGGCATTGATTTTGACGGCGGGCCTAGCGGAGTGGGGGAATTTGAGAGTAAATTTAGCTCCAAATTTCGCCTCGGCGCCTACCAAAACGCGCTAAAAAAGCTCGAGCAAAAAGGCGTTTGCTACGCTTGCGAGTGCTCACACTCGATGAAAAGCTCGTTTAAAAACGGCATTTATACGCGGGTTTGCGCGGAGAAAAATCTTAAATTTAAAAAAGACGAAACGGCCATGCGACTACGCGTCCTTGACGAGGCGATTTGTGTCCGGCAAAATTTGATAAAATTTGACGCTTTGGGGTGCGGCTCCGGCGGAGGCAAACTAGGCGATAAGAAATTTAACCCAAACGCGGTAGAAAATCCGGAAGAACGCATTTTAAATTCGGCAAATTCGGACGGTTTAAATTTGACTGACGAAGCGGCGTTTGAAACGGAAAAATTCGCGCAAACCCAAAGCGTAAATTTGGCGCAAATTTTGGGCGATTTCGTCGTTTGGAAAAAGGACGATACGCCCGCGTATAATCTCGCTAGCCTCGTGGACGACGAGATGTTGGGCGTAAATTTACTCGTGCGAGGCGAGGATCTGCTCGCGTGCTCGGCGGCGCAAAAATACGCTGCGCAAATTTTGGGTTACGGTTTTGCGGGCGCAAATTTCATCCATCACGGCTTGCTAGCGCATGGCGGCAAAAAGCTATCCAAAAGCTCGCGCGCACCCGCGGTGAGCGTAACGGACGGCGCCAAAATCCACTATAAATTCGCCGCCCTTAAGCTCGGCCTTGACGCATCAAAATGCGATAGCTTGTCAAATTTGCTTGATATGTTTAGAGAGAAATTTAGCCGATAA
- a CDS encoding RNA-binding protein, protein MNIYVGNLSYRMTEAELKDTFAPFGEVKRAKIVKDRDTNRSKGFGFVEIENDADALKAIEALNNKEVGGRALRVNESKPKE, encoded by the coding sequence GTGAATATTTACGTCGGTAACTTGTCATATCGCATGACTGAGGCAGAGCTTAAGGATACATTTGCGCCGTTTGGCGAAGTAAAACGCGCGAAAATCGTCAAAGATCGCGACACGAATCGCTCAAAAGGATTTGGATTCGTCGAGATAGAAAACGATGCAGACGCGCTAAAAGCGATCGAAGCGCTAAACAACAAGGAAGTAGGCGGCAGAGCTCTAAGAGTAAACGAATCTAAACCTAAAGAATAA
- a CDS encoding DJ-1/PfpI family protein: MKKVAVIFADGFEEIEGVSIVDVLRRGGVEVDIVGLDKLPIAGAHGVKFVCDMTLYDLEEEDYDMLVLPGGQPGVSNIEGNLKMREIIKRFDKKGKFIAAICAAPIALDAAEIVRGEFTCYPSCEKAVRGGSYVSDKNVVINGHIITSRGPATAMEFALELLKILGGEQIYAEVKEGLLFVK; encoded by the coding sequence ATGAAAAAAGTTGCCGTGATTTTTGCCGACGGGTTTGAGGAGATAGAGGGCGTTAGCATCGTGGACGTGCTTAGACGAGGCGGCGTAGAAGTCGATATCGTCGGGCTTGATAAGCTGCCTATAGCGGGCGCTCACGGAGTGAAATTCGTCTGCGATATGACGCTTTACGATCTTGAGGAGGAGGACTACGATATGCTAGTTTTGCCGGGCGGTCAGCCGGGCGTCTCAAATATCGAAGGAAATCTAAAAATGAGAGAAATTATAAAGCGTTTCGATAAAAAAGGTAAATTTATAGCAGCCATCTGCGCCGCGCCGATCGCTCTTGACGCCGCAGAGATCGTTAGAGGCGAGTTTACCTGCTATCCTAGCTGCGAAAAAGCCGTACGCGGCGGAAGCTACGTAAGCGATAAAAACGTCGTGATAAACGGCCATATCATCACCTCAAGAGGGCCTGCCACGGCGATGGAGTTTGCTTTGGAGCTGCTTAAAATTTTAGGCGGCGAGCAAATTTACGCCGAAGTAAAAGAGGGCTTGCTGTTCGTAAAATAA